The Vampirovibrio chlorellavorus genome has a segment encoding these proteins:
- the murB gene encoding UDP-N-acetylmuramate dehydrogenase: MSTCVPQVLMGAQFTTYRIGGPLDEAYQPTTEAELVAILRQTQAAGKPLTILGWGGNSIIASAGIRGVTIITRKLDWVEPITDTRMAFGAGVHLAKAASTGLKYGLTGGEFMIGIPGTIGGALRMNAGALGQETANLVRSVNLYNLETAQVETWLPEQLGFQYRKSAIDPKKHVVLSAELEFQPGNPAEISATMTQSVQFRKSHHPKEPNGGSVFKNPSRDMPAGKLMEELGAKGQWREGGAMVSPLHGNFIVNVDHATSLDVLRLMRRMQQAIKDRYGLDAHPENLLLGDASPEEQALWQALTAGH; this comes from the coding sequence ATGAGTACATGTGTTCCCCAAGTGCTAATGGGCGCCCAGTTTACCACCTACCGCATCGGTGGCCCGCTGGATGAAGCCTATCAACCCACCACAGAAGCGGAGCTGGTGGCCATTTTGCGGCAAACTCAGGCCGCTGGAAAGCCCCTGACCATTCTGGGCTGGGGCGGCAACAGCATTATCGCCAGCGCTGGCATTCGGGGGGTGACCATTATCACCCGTAAGCTGGACTGGGTGGAACCCATTACGGACACCCGCATGGCTTTCGGGGCCGGTGTGCATTTGGCCAAGGCCGCCAGTACGGGTCTGAAATATGGTCTGACCGGTGGGGAGTTCATGATCGGCATTCCCGGCACCATTGGCGGGGCGTTGCGGATGAATGCCGGGGCCTTGGGGCAGGAGACTGCCAATCTGGTGCGCAGCGTGAATCTTTACAACCTGGAAACCGCACAGGTGGAAACCTGGCTGCCCGAGCAACTCGGCTTTCAGTACCGCAAAAGCGCCATTGATCCCAAAAAGCACGTGGTGCTGAGCGCGGAGCTGGAATTTCAGCCCGGCAATCCCGCCGAGATCAGCGCCACCATGACCCAAAGCGTGCAGTTCCGTAAAAGCCACCATCCCAAGGAGCCCAACGGGGGCAGCGTGTTCAAGAACCCCTCCAGGGACATGCCCGCCGGGAAACTGATGGAGGAACTGGGGGCCAAGGGGCAGTGGCGGGAAGGCGGCGCTATGGTCAGCCCCTTGCACGGCAATTTCATCGTGAATGTCGACCACGCAACGTCTTTGGATGTGTTGCGGCTTATGCGGCGGATGCAGCAGGCCATTAAAGACCGCTATGGGCTGGATGCGCACCCGGAGAACCTGCTTCTGGGCGATGCCAGCCCCGAAGAGCAGGCCCTGTGGCAGGCCTTGACCGCCGGGCATTAA
- a CDS encoding D-alanine--D-alanine ligase produces MTSTQQNSILNHHTRIGVLYGGLSSEREVSLRSGKNCYEALRRLGYENATLIDVDQHIARTLADQKIEVAYIALHGKYGEDGCIQGVLELMGIPYTGCRVAASALTMNKALTKSVLKDAGLPVIDSVVFKSAAVNGKPIEMTIPYPVMVKPLNEGSSIGMSKVDAPEDLKPALKTALSYCDEVMVERYVYGKSITVGVVEVNGQPKVTPILELRPTQSEWYDLEAKYTEGGTEFILPAELSPAVTEAIQEATLRAHRAAGCRGVSRIDFVVADDNRFYILEINTIPGMTDLSDLPAQAKAMGIDYDQLVECILKTAVS; encoded by the coding sequence ATGACCAGTACCCAGCAGAATTCGATTTTGAACCATCATACCCGCATCGGGGTGTTGTATGGCGGCCTCTCTTCGGAGCGGGAGGTGTCCCTGCGCTCCGGCAAGAACTGTTACGAGGCCTTGCGGCGATTGGGCTACGAAAACGCCACCCTGATTGATGTGGATCAGCACATTGCCCGCACCTTGGCCGATCAGAAAATTGAGGTGGCTTACATCGCCCTGCACGGCAAGTACGGGGAAGATGGCTGTATTCAGGGTGTGCTGGAGCTGATGGGCATTCCTTATACCGGCTGCCGGGTGGCGGCCAGCGCCCTGACCATGAACAAGGCCCTCACCAAGAGCGTGCTGAAGGATGCCGGGTTGCCGGTCATTGATTCGGTGGTGTTTAAGTCCGCCGCGGTCAACGGCAAGCCCATAGAGATGACCATTCCTTACCCGGTCATGGTGAAGCCCCTGAACGAGGGCTCCAGCATCGGCATGAGCAAGGTGGATGCCCCCGAGGACTTGAAACCGGCCTTGAAAACCGCCTTGAGCTATTGCGACGAGGTGATGGTGGAGCGCTACGTGTACGGAAAATCCATTACCGTGGGGGTGGTGGAAGTGAACGGTCAACCGAAAGTGACCCCCATTCTGGAGCTGCGGCCAACCCAGTCGGAATGGTACGACCTGGAGGCCAAATACACGGAAGGCGGTACCGAGTTTATTCTGCCTGCTGAACTCTCCCCCGCTGTGACCGAGGCCATTCAAGAGGCTACCTTGCGAGCCCATCGGGCCGCTGGCTGCCGGGGCGTCTCCCGCATTGATTTTGTGGTGGCGGATGATAACCGGTTTTATATTCTGGAAATTAACACCATTCCGGGCATGACCGACCTCAGCGATCTGCCCGCCCAGGCCAAGGCCATGGGAATTGATTACGATCAGCTGGTAGAATGTATCCTGAAAACTGCCGTCAGCTAG
- a CDS encoding cell division protein FtsQ/DivIB has translation MSPIEQPEDAANREADQPASSMRDLTRALSRTADDTAEAEAEPLASGQSVFSSRSGIQDPLVKTPVTEGELPAPDEEAAYCPLSERPLKRGKKGKGKRKDKSAKNSAATRPEPPAVKSRRQQERARRRQENYLQKRRKEKKLRVFYGRIRSILKLCCAFLWAFLLWEMFQSPLWVMSAPRYQVSHQQLLRPAQLAPLVQPWVGKPLYAIHTGKLAQQIEQRFAVVERAEVRRVLFPASLRIQIIEKQPWAGLYLPSSYDKAHPAKPTAAQPDADPGNASSEKIRRRWWETPFGMAAENELIGLSGYAIKPELFAPAEKVLVNPRVTLKPAYWRQLREVAWQARQIKGLHLEAVDIRNPNQVILRYQEIPVILGLLNSTASQRLARLIPLLPKIREYRDVIESVDLKWEEQVTFHKRPNARLKETKEPQVQG, from the coding sequence ATGTCCCCCATTGAACAGCCGGAAGATGCCGCCAACCGCGAGGCCGATCAGCCCGCCAGTTCCATGCGGGATTTGACACGGGCCTTGTCCCGAACTGCCGATGACACGGCGGAGGCGGAGGCCGAACCGCTGGCCAGCGGACAGAGCGTTTTCTCCAGTCGCAGCGGTATTCAGGACCCCCTGGTGAAAACGCCGGTGACGGAAGGGGAGCTTCCGGCGCCGGATGAGGAAGCGGCTTATTGCCCCCTCAGCGAGCGGCCACTCAAGCGGGGTAAGAAAGGCAAGGGCAAGCGCAAGGATAAATCCGCAAAAAATAGCGCGGCCACTCGTCCAGAGCCCCCGGCGGTTAAATCCAGACGGCAGCAGGAACGGGCCCGTCGGCGGCAGGAAAATTATTTGCAAAAGCGGCGCAAGGAGAAAAAGCTCCGGGTTTTTTACGGGCGGATTCGTTCCATTCTCAAGTTGTGTTGCGCGTTTTTATGGGCCTTTTTGTTATGGGAAATGTTTCAAAGCCCCTTGTGGGTGATGAGCGCCCCTCGCTATCAGGTCAGTCATCAGCAACTGTTGCGACCCGCGCAATTGGCCCCGCTGGTGCAGCCCTGGGTGGGCAAGCCCCTGTACGCCATCCACACGGGAAAACTGGCGCAACAGATTGAACAGCGCTTTGCCGTGGTGGAGCGGGCAGAGGTGCGTCGGGTGTTATTCCCGGCCAGCTTGCGTATCCAGATTATTGAGAAGCAACCCTGGGCGGGTCTGTATTTGCCGTCCAGCTACGATAAGGCCCATCCGGCCAAGCCCACTGCCGCTCAACCCGATGCTGACCCTGGAAACGCTTCCTCGGAGAAAATCCGGCGGCGCTGGTGGGAAACACCTTTTGGCATGGCCGCCGAAAACGAGCTGATTGGGCTGTCTGGCTACGCCATTAAGCCCGAGCTGTTTGCCCCGGCAGAGAAAGTGCTGGTGAACCCGCGGGTTACGCTTAAGCCCGCTTACTGGCGGCAATTGCGGGAGGTGGCCTGGCAGGCCCGGCAAATCAAGGGCTTGCATCTGGAGGCCGTGGATATTCGCAACCCGAATCAGGTGATTTTGCGCTATCAGGAAATTCCGGTGATTCTGGGGCTGCTCAACAGCACGGCTTCCCAGCGTTTGGCCCGGCTGATTCCTCTGCTGCCCAAAATCCGGGAGTATCGGGATGTGATTGAATCGGTGGACTTGAAGTGGGAAGAGCAGGTGACTTTCCACAAGCGTCCCAACGCCCGGCTTAAAGAAACCAAAGAGCCTCAGGTGCAGGGCTAG
- the dapB gene encoding 4-hydroxy-tetrahydrodipicolinate reductase — MQAKQIRVAVCGGKGKMGREVVKTVAQDAELSLAGVVDPSASDETVKAYFDIDADPGMLFDCSLKDMLAREKPDVCVDFTNPEVVFANTMAMIEAGCRPVIGTTGLTAEQLKTIDDALRAQNLGGLVVPNFAIGAVLMMKFAQEASKYFDHAEIIELHHNKKADAPSGTALKTAELMRESQARFGRSNAPETELIAGARGACGPADIHIHSVRLPGFIAHQEVILGSPGQILTIRHDSMDRNCFMPGVALAVKKSMTLTGLVYGLEHIL, encoded by the coding sequence ATGCAAGCAAAGCAGATTCGGGTGGCCGTTTGCGGGGGCAAGGGTAAAATGGGCCGGGAGGTGGTTAAAACCGTGGCCCAGGACGCCGAACTCTCTCTGGCGGGCGTGGTTGACCCCAGCGCTTCCGATGAAACGGTCAAGGCCTACTTCGATATTGACGCTGATCCGGGGATGCTGTTTGATTGCAGCCTGAAGGATATGCTGGCTCGTGAAAAGCCCGATGTGTGCGTGGATTTTACCAATCCGGAGGTGGTGTTCGCCAACACCATGGCCATGATTGAGGCCGGTTGCCGTCCGGTCATCGGCACCACCGGGCTGACCGCCGAGCAACTGAAAACCATTGACGACGCCCTGCGTGCCCAAAATCTGGGGGGGCTGGTGGTGCCCAACTTCGCCATCGGGGCGGTGCTGATGATGAAATTCGCCCAGGAAGCGTCCAAGTACTTTGATCACGCCGAGATCATCGAGCTGCACCACAACAAAAAGGCGGATGCTCCCAGTGGTACGGCTTTAAAAACCGCTGAACTGATGCGGGAAAGTCAGGCCCGCTTTGGGCGCAGCAACGCCCCGGAGACCGAGCTGATTGCCGGGGCCCGGGGGGCTTGTGGCCCTGCGGACATTCACATTCACAGCGTGCGACTGCCCGGTTTCATCGCCCATCAGGAAGTGATTTTGGGCAGTCCCGGCCAGATTTTGACCATTCGGCACGACAGCATGGACCGAAATTGCTTTATGCCCGGCGTGGCTCTGGCCGTCAAGAAAAGCATGACCCTGACCGGTTTGGTCTATGGGTTGGAGCATATTTTGTAA
- the sdaAA gene encoding L-serine ammonia-lyase, iron-sulfur-dependent, subunit alpha, giving the protein MPNFNSFQELLTYCQEHQCGVAEAALRYEEAYSGKQRAEILAGMEAILQQMRDTVTSGIHSTEKSMSGLTGGDARRIMDFMNQPQCFLSPVEMKMIAFGLATLEENSRMKRIVACPTAGGSGSVPAALIAVEQDKNVPPQQTLKGLITAGIIGEITARRMFLSGSAAGCQAEVGVASGMAAGGLVEMMGGTPEQVVHAAAISMQNLMGLVCDPVAGLVEVPCVVRNGLSGVQAAASATMALAGVKSFIPMDQVVEAMAAVGKLMHPSLKETAEGGLAQTPVAKAFTETFKGQQQAP; this is encoded by the coding sequence ATGCCCAACTTCAATTCGTTTCAAGAACTGTTGACCTACTGTCAGGAGCATCAATGCGGCGTGGCTGAAGCGGCCTTGCGCTATGAGGAGGCCTACTCCGGCAAGCAGCGAGCGGAAATCCTGGCGGGTATGGAAGCCATCCTGCAACAAATGCGGGACACCGTGACCAGCGGCATTCATTCCACCGAAAAGTCCATGAGCGGCCTGACCGGGGGAGACGCCAGACGGATCATGGATTTTATGAACCAGCCGCAATGCTTTTTATCTCCCGTTGAAATGAAAATGATCGCCTTTGGGCTGGCCACGCTGGAAGAAAACAGCCGTATGAAGCGTATCGTGGCCTGTCCCACCGCAGGGGGCAGTGGTTCGGTGCCCGCCGCCCTGATTGCCGTGGAGCAGGATAAAAACGTGCCCCCCCAGCAAACCCTGAAGGGGCTGATTACTGCTGGGATCATCGGAGAAATCACCGCCCGGCGCATGTTCCTGTCCGGCTCCGCTGCCGGTTGTCAGGCGGAAGTGGGCGTGGCCTCCGGCATGGCTGCGGGCGGTCTGGTGGAAATGATGGGCGGCACCCCGGAACAAGTGGTACATGCGGCGGCCATCTCCATGCAAAACCTGATGGGGCTCGTCTGCGACCCGGTGGCGGGTTTGGTGGAAGTGCCCTGCGTAGTGCGCAACGGCCTGTCGGGCGTTCAAGCGGCGGCCTCGGCCACCATGGCTCTGGCCGGGGTGAAGAGCTTTATTCCCATGGATCAGGTGGTGGAAGCCATGGCGGCGGTGGGCAAGCTGATGCACCCCAGCCTGAAGGAAACCGCCGAGGGCGGCTTGGCCCAAACCCCAGTGGCCAAAGCCTTCACCGAAACATTCAAGGGGCAGCAGCAAGCCCCCTAA
- the sdaAB gene encoding L-serine ammonia-lyase, iron-sulfur-dependent subunit beta, whose protein sequence is MSGGSLFDIVGPIMVGPSSSHTAGAVRLANLARLVADQPIQEVEFVLYNSFAQTYQGHGTDRGLIAGILGYGVNDERIRDAFALAEAQGLHYTITPFLGANNYSPNTVVFNMRLQNGQMLTVVGHSIGGGKVYVSKIDGHNVNIRGEMPTLILFYKDQPGMIWQVTKILAEQQINIATLTCNRNQRGVEAFMIITLDSMPPAKAVAAIQGIPDIHTARCIDQLPA, encoded by the coding sequence ATGAGTGGTGGCTCTCTATTCGATATTGTCGGCCCGATCATGGTGGGCCCCTCCAGTTCCCATACCGCCGGGGCGGTTCGGCTGGCCAATCTGGCAAGGCTGGTGGCCGATCAACCCATTCAGGAAGTAGAGTTTGTGCTTTACAATTCCTTCGCCCAAACCTATCAGGGCCACGGCACGGATCGCGGCCTCATCGCCGGCATTCTGGGCTACGGGGTCAACGATGAGCGCATCCGGGACGCCTTCGCGCTGGCTGAAGCCCAGGGCCTTCACTACACCATCACCCCGTTTTTAGGGGCAAACAACTATTCTCCCAACACCGTGGTGTTCAACATGCGGTTGCAAAACGGCCAGATGCTTACGGTGGTCGGGCACTCCATCGGTGGCGGCAAGGTGTACGTGTCCAAAATCGACGGCCACAACGTCAACATCCGGGGAGAAATGCCCACTCTCATCCTCTTTTACAAGGATCAGCCGGGCATGATTTGGCAAGTGACCAAAATTCTGGCGGAACAGCAAATCAACATCGCCACCCTGACCTGCAACCGCAACCAACGCGGGGTGGAGGCGTTCATGATCATCACCCTGGATTCCATGCCGCCTGCCAAAGCCGTGGCGGCCATTCAAGGCATCCCCGACATTCACACGGCCCGGTGCATCGATCAATTACCGGCCTGA
- a CDS encoding adenine phosphoribosyltransferase: protein MPTTQEHIAVDKIKAAIREIPDFPKPGILFKDITPVLKDPVLLNQVVDYFYYQLKDKKIQYVAGIESRGFILGAALAYKLGAGFIPIRKKGKLPGLVEQHEYDLEYGTDTIEIHADAVEPGARVALIDDLLATGGTAAASCKLLEKLKAELVSIQFLIELEFLHGREQLPTLVHTHAMIQF, encoded by the coding sequence ATGCCAACCACTCAGGAGCATATCGCCGTTGACAAAATCAAGGCGGCGATCCGTGAAATTCCCGACTTCCCCAAGCCCGGCATCTTGTTCAAGGACATTACCCCGGTTCTTAAAGACCCCGTCTTGCTCAATCAGGTGGTGGACTATTTCTACTACCAGCTGAAAGATAAAAAGATTCAATACGTGGCGGGCATTGAGTCCCGTGGCTTTATTTTGGGCGCCGCGCTGGCTTACAAACTGGGCGCTGGCTTTATTCCCATCCGTAAAAAGGGCAAATTGCCGGGTCTGGTTGAGCAACACGAGTATGACCTGGAATACGGCACCGACACCATTGAAATCCACGCCGATGCCGTGGAGCCGGGCGCTCGGGTGGCCTTGATTGACGACTTGCTGGCCACCGGCGGTACCGCTGCCGCTTCCTGCAAATTGCTGGAAAAGCTGAAGGCCGAACTGGTCAGCATTCAATTCCTGATTGAACTGGAGTTCCTGCACGGTCGGGAGCAACTCCCCACGCTGGTACACACCCACGCCATGATCCAGTTCTAG
- the recJ gene encoding single-stranded-DNA-specific exonuclease RecJ yields MASIWQFRDHIHQSGTPFPQEILDATEGSPLLAQLLANRGLRTPDDIRAFLNLQDYQPTSGWALPDMEPAVNRILKAIEAQEPILIYGDFDVDGITGTSVLYETLKKHLKANVSFYIPDRATEGHGLNTAALVRLTSSRKLKLVITTDTGITNFPEVSLLNGLGVDTIVTDHHALPENLPPALANINSQRLLTEVDANHPMGHLCGAGVAYKLCEILLEKSMPADEAQRAAESLLDIVAVGTVVDMVPLVHENRWLVYRGLQVLNRRQRPGFNEILEQAGAKADAPITSETLGFTIGPRLNALGRLERADQGVELITSQDPERIRVIAAHLEFLNRKRRDLCDQTYLEAEAHLQKSGGLDDKRAIILASPDWNPGIIGIVASRLIEKYHVPVFMMVVDESKAEVRCSARSIPGFHLHDELLALERYFLGFGGHAGAGGFALKLDRLEAFKRDLHQICQAKITEEQMRPSVEVDAKLVWSQVNPHLLTLIDKLAPFGMANPSPKFVLENVNVAAQRFMGEDERHIKLVLANPNGQKGESNTPLEAIIWNFGRKERFDARAPYSFVVVPGLNSFNGTTKVQLIIEDYKTDQAARLSTETQNAPAIEPAQTAVQPAKVAALKPEVTTIVKTVPSQAESESQPSGPQWIDHRGRESIDVFIGQLMLPLQDQRSVLIYHEGKKPDIPFLNESLLKTRTQLTPAQELILWDLPPSAESFQALLKRVRPEVIHLVGGKYQSVPIFASEQNYLKLIVQILRRGEESQVLEVPAFASQLATTEAVVTHGLMLLEKLNLLESCVAETGNLQKLQVRLLPQNASSQEDITRRLEYAVFQQALKEVGKFRAWVLKTPIATIKSTLNASILSDFVLNSSTALMASAINYEPGSQPEVSAPV; encoded by the coding sequence TTGGCTTCTATCTGGCAGTTCCGAGACCATATCCACCAATCAGGCACCCCATTCCCCCAAGAGATTCTGGACGCTACGGAAGGCTCACCCCTTCTTGCCCAATTGCTGGCCAACCGGGGCTTACGCACCCCGGATGACATTCGGGCCTTTTTAAACCTGCAAGATTATCAACCCACCAGCGGCTGGGCCCTGCCGGATATGGAGCCCGCCGTCAACCGCATCCTCAAGGCTATTGAGGCTCAGGAGCCCATCCTCATTTACGGGGATTTTGATGTGGACGGCATTACCGGGACGTCTGTACTGTATGAAACGCTGAAAAAGCACCTGAAGGCCAACGTCAGCTTTTATATCCCGGATCGGGCCACAGAAGGACACGGTTTAAACACCGCGGCGCTGGTTCGCCTGACCAGCTCCCGCAAACTCAAGCTGGTCATCACCACGGACACCGGCATTACCAACTTTCCGGAAGTCAGCCTGCTCAACGGGCTGGGTGTGGACACCATCGTCACCGATCACCACGCCCTGCCGGAAAATTTGCCCCCGGCGCTGGCCAATATCAACTCTCAACGGCTTTTGACGGAAGTGGATGCCAACCACCCCATGGGGCACCTGTGCGGCGCCGGGGTGGCCTATAAACTGTGTGAAATTCTGCTGGAAAAATCCATGCCCGCCGATGAAGCCCAACGGGCCGCCGAAAGCCTGCTGGACATTGTGGCCGTAGGCACGGTGGTAGATATGGTGCCGCTGGTGCATGAAAACCGCTGGCTGGTGTACCGGGGCTTGCAGGTTCTGAACCGCAGACAGCGTCCCGGCTTTAACGAAATCCTGGAGCAGGCGGGAGCCAAGGCCGACGCCCCCATTACCAGTGAGACGCTGGGCTTCACCATTGGCCCCCGCTTGAATGCCTTAGGCCGGCTGGAACGGGCCGATCAGGGGGTGGAGCTGATTACCTCGCAAGACCCGGAGCGCATCCGGGTCATTGCCGCCCACTTGGAGTTTTTAAATCGCAAGCGCCGGGATCTCTGCGATCAGACCTATCTGGAAGCCGAAGCGCATTTGCAAAAAAGCGGCGGTCTGGATGACAAACGGGCCATCATACTGGCCAGCCCGGACTGGAACCCGGGTATCATCGGCATTGTGGCTTCCCGGCTGATTGAAAAGTACCATGTGCCGGTGTTCATGATGGTGGTCGATGAGAGCAAGGCCGAGGTGCGCTGTTCGGCGCGCTCGATTCCGGGGTTTCACCTGCATGACGAACTGTTGGCCCTGGAGCGCTACTTTTTGGGGTTTGGCGGCCACGCGGGAGCGGGTGGCTTTGCCCTGAAGCTGGATCGACTAGAGGCCTTCAAGCGAGACTTGCACCAGATCTGCCAAGCCAAAATTACCGAGGAACAGATGCGCCCGTCAGTGGAAGTGGACGCCAAGCTGGTCTGGAGCCAGGTTAATCCCCACCTGCTCACGCTCATCGACAAGCTGGCCCCCTTTGGCATGGCAAACCCGTCGCCCAAATTCGTGCTGGAGAATGTGAATGTGGCCGCCCAACGCTTTATGGGCGAGGACGAACGGCATATCAAGCTGGTGCTGGCCAATCCAAACGGCCAAAAAGGGGAATCCAACACCCCGCTGGAGGCCATCATCTGGAACTTTGGCCGCAAAGAGCGCTTTGACGCCCGAGCCCCCTACAGCTTTGTAGTGGTTCCGGGGCTCAACAGCTTTAATGGCACCACCAAAGTCCAGTTGATTATTGAAGATTACAAAACCGATCAGGCCGCCAGACTCAGTACCGAAACCCAAAACGCTCCGGCAATTGAGCCCGCCCAAACAGCCGTCCAGCCAGCCAAGGTGGCAGCCCTCAAGCCCGAAGTGACAACGATCGTTAAAACCGTCCCCTCACAGGCAGAGTCCGAGAGCCAACCCAGCGGGCCCCAATGGATTGATCACCGGGGGCGGGAATCCATTGATGTGTTCATTGGGCAATTGATGCTGCCTTTGCAGGATCAACGCAGCGTTTTGATCTATCACGAGGGTAAAAAGCCGGATATTCCCTTCCTGAATGAAAGTCTACTGAAAACCCGCACTCAATTAACCCCAGCTCAGGAACTCATTTTGTGGGACTTGCCCCCTTCAGCGGAGAGCTTTCAGGCTCTGCTCAAGCGGGTTCGGCCCGAGGTCATTCATCTGGTGGGCGGAAAATACCAAAGCGTGCCCATTTTTGCCTCCGAGCAGAATTATCTGAAGCTGATTGTGCAGATTTTGCGTCGGGGCGAGGAAAGCCAGGTGCTGGAAGTCCCTGCATTCGCTTCTCAGCTGGCCACCACCGAAGCGGTGGTCACCCACGGTCTGATGCTGCTGGAAAAACTGAACCTGTTGGAAAGCTGTGTCGCCGAAACTGGCAATTTGCAGAAACTACAAGTGAGGCTCCTCCCCCAAAACGCCAGCAGTCAGGAGGACATCACCCGACGGCTGGAGTATGCCGTTTTCCAGCAAGCCCTGAAAGAAGTCGGCAAATTCCGGGCCTGGGTTCTCAAAACCCCCATTGCCACCATTAAATCCACATTGAACGCATCCATATTGAGTGACTTTGTGTTAAATTCATCAACGGCCCTGATGGCCTCCGCGATCAATTACGAGCCAGGCTCGCAGCCAGAGGTCTCAGCCCCAGTGTAA